In the genome of Ferrovibrio terrae, the window ACCTTGCCGCCGATCATCATCGGCATCACCAGCGCCTGCCAGTCATTGTCACCCTGGCGCTGGTTGAGCTTGCCGAGATCGCGGAAATCGTCATCCAGTTTGTTCAGCAGGTCGGCCCTGCCGCTCTGCTGCAGCTTGCGCACCGCTTCCGAACCGAGCCAGGCCTGCGCATTGCCCACGGCAGCGGCGGCGATGAACTGCAATGCCGTCGATGCCAGCCGCGAATTCGGCTGTGGCAGCAATTCGGTCTGCAGTCGCTGCGCCAGTGCGGGATCGGCGGCGCGGATCGCATCCAGCGTGGCCTGCAGATTGGGCCAGCCGTCATGCAGCCGCGTCAGCACGCCAGCCAGTGGCGCCGGTGTCAACTGTGTCGGCGTTGTCGCCGGCGGCCGCGTGATGCTGCCGAGTGCGAAGGTGATCTGCGTGCCGGGCGGCAGCGGCTGCGGCAGATTCAGCGACAGCACGCCCTGCGGAGTCGACACCATCACCTGTCCGCCCTGGCCCTGGCCAGTGACGATACCGGTGATCGGACCACTCGTGGTCGCCGCGGCCTGCAGGGCGGGTGTCGGTGTCGCCAGAGTCTGTGACAGCGCGGCGGTTGCCTGTGGCAAACCGGCTGGCGTGGCCGTGGGCAGCACCGGTGGCTGCACGGGTGTCTGCATCTGCGGCGGAGCGGAAGGCTGAGCCGATGGCGGTGGCACGACGGCCTGCGGAAGGCCCTGCTGCACTGGCACAGAAGAAACAGTGGGCTGCAGGACCGGCGCAGGCGTTGCACTGGATGGCGTCGTCGCCTGCGGCGTGGCGGAGGACGGCAACTGCGGCGGTGTTCCCGCCGGAACAGTCGGCAGGACGGCGGCTTGGCCCGCGGGTACCGGCGTGGTTGCCGATGCTGCATTGGGCAGAGTGACGGTCTGCACCACCACCTGCAGCTGGCTGCCGGCGGGCAATGCAGTTGCACCGGCGTTCGTCGTTGGCGTCAAAAGCACGGCCTGCAGGGTCTGTCCGGCCTGCGGCAACACCGGCGCGGCTGCAGCAGTTGCCGGCTGCGGCGGCGAAGTGGCGAGCGCGAGCTGTGCCGCCGTCGGTGGCATCGCCTGCGCTGGCATGGGCAGCGGCAACGTGGTGTTGTTGACGCTGAGCACGGTCGCCTGCTGCGGATTGGCGGGGTTGAGCTGCAGCTTGATCGCCGCATTGAGCGTGGCGAGATTGGCCTGCTCAAAGGCCTGCGCCAGATTGGTCAGCGCCAGCGTGTTGCCGGCGGCCGTGCGCACCAGCAATGCCGCGGCGTCGCGCGCCACCACCTGCGCCGAGATCTGGCCGCCCCTGGCCAGTTCGCGCGCGCTGGCGGCAATGTCGGCGGCATCGCCCTGCAGGACGGCAGTGGGAGAGGGCGGCGCCTGTTGTGTCGGCGCAGGCGTGCCGCCACCCGGCGCCGGTGTCGGCGCGGTTGGCGCAGGCGTTGAGGTAACAGGCGTGTTGCCGGGCATGACCGCCGGCTTGGGTACAACGGGGCCGAGATCGCTCACGCGCCTCTCCGCCCGCTTACGGCAAGATCAGGGCTGCATCGCGACGGGCGCGCGCAGCAGGCTGTTCATCAGGCCTTCGACATCCTCGGCGGCCTCGCAGGTCGGATGGCGCGTCAGCAGCGGCACCTGGTTGCGGATCGCATCGCGCACCTTGTCGTCACGGCGGATCACACCGGCCAGCGGCGGTGAGTATTTCAGGAAGTTTTCCGCCGCCTTGTTCAGCTTGGCATAGGTGCGTTCGCCTTCGCGCGTGGTTGGCGCGATATTGATCACCACGCGCACATCGGCGTTGCGATCGGCCATGCGGGTCAGCTTGATATAGGCATAGGCATCGGTGAGCGCGGTCGGTTCGTCGTTGGTGACCACCAGCGTGATGCCGGCAACTGCCGAGAAGGTCCGCACCACGGAATCGACGCCGGCGCCCAGATCGATGATGACGCGGTCATAGCTCTTGGCCAGCTGCATCAGTTCATCGCGCACAACGCTCATGGCTGGCTGGTCCAGCGTGGCGAGCGAGGCCGAGCCCGACTTGCCGGCGATGATGTCGAAGCCGGCTTCCGACGGCATGATCGCATCGGCCAGGCTGAAGCGGCCGGCAATCACGCTGCCGAGATCGCGGTCTGGCATCAGGCCGAGCTGGATGTCGACGTTGGCGAGGCCTATATCGCCATCGAACAGCAGCACGCGCTGGCCCTGGCGCGCGAAGGTATGCGCCAGCGTGACCGAAAGCCAGGTCTTGCCGACACCACCCTTGCCCGAGGCAACGGCGATCACGTTATGCTGGCGCACCGCCGCAGCAGGATGGCGGACCGGGCGAGCAGGAGAGGACGGCGGAGTCGGCGTCATGGTCATCACGGTCATTCGGCAGCCTTCATGGCGGCGGGTTTCGGGGAAAAGTATTGCATTTCTTCGGCAGGATCGATAGCGGAGCTGCGGGCATCCGGATCGGCCAGCAGGCGATGCGCGAGACTGAGCGGATCGCAGCGTTCAAAGCCCTTGCCGATGAACGAGCTGGCGCTGACATCGGCGAAAGCAAGACCGCCGAGATCGGCGGCAGCAATCAGTGCGCCGAGACGGCGTGCCGCATCCAGCCGTGTGCCGACATAGCGACGCGCGCCCAGCGACACGGCCTGGGCGGCAATCTCGCCACACTCCACGGCATCGGTGCCTGCCGCAAGCACGGCGACCGGCTCAGCGCCGCTGGCCTGGATCAGCGCCTTGAGTGCCTTGCGCTCGGCGGCGTCATGCAGATTCACGCCGGCAGTATCGATGATCAGCTTCGCTGCATCGGGCGCCTGGTTCACGACATATTGCAGCTCGCGCGCATCGGCGGCTTCCAGGAAGGGCGCGCTCATCACGCGGCAGAGCGCCGACAGCTGCTCGCCGGCCGCGGCGCGGCTGACATCGGTGGAAATCAGCTGCACCGGGCGGCGCTCGATCACGCAGCGCGCGGCCAGCTTGGCCGCCACCACGGTCTTGCCGTTGCCCGACGGGCCGATCAGGATCAGCGGCCGGTTGTCGGTACTGAGGCCCGGGAAGCGATAGGTTTCGTCCAGCGCCTCGGCCAGTGCGCCGATGGCATCGTCGAGGCCGACGCGCATCGCCACCTGGGTCAGCCGTTCGGCCACGCGGGCCGGCACGCCATGCCAGCTGAGCGCACCGAGGATCATGTCCCCGGTCTGCTGCAGGTCGCCCTGACTCGTAAAATCTTCGTCTGGCACGAACAGCCGGCCATTGCCCTGGCCATAGCGCAGCGCCTGCGCTTCCGGCGTGGCGAAATCGTCTTCGCTTGCCTGTTCGATGGCGGCGGTGATCTCGACGCCGCCGCCGTTGCGGTGCGTGTAGGTCGAGACGATGATCGCCTCATCGCCCAAGGCCTGGCGAACGAGGTCCATCGCCTCGGTCATTGTTTCAGCCTGGAAGGTTTTGAGCCGCATCTGTCAGCCCATCCTCAGATCTGCGCAATCGTCCGAAGCTTGGCCTTCGGATGGATTTCCTGTTGCGACATCACAACGGTGGCAGGACGGAATCGTTCGATGATCGAGCGCACATAGGGCCGCGCCGTCGGGCTGGTCAGCAGTACCGGCATATGGCCCTCGGCGGCGAGGCGCTCGAAGGTCTGGCGGACCTGGGTGATGAATTCCTGCAGACGCGACGGCTGCATGCTGAGCTGGCGGTCCTCGCCCTGGCCGACCAGCGCCTCGGCGAAATTCTGCTCCCATTGCGGCGACAGGGTCACCAGCGGGATGAAGCCGTCCGGGCTGACATTGGCATTGGAGATCTGGCGCGCCAGACGCGAGCGCACATGCTCGGTGATCTGCGTGATGCTCTGGGTATAGCCGCTCGCCTCGGCGATCGCCTCCAGGATGGTGGAGAGATCGCGGATCGAGATACGCTCGCTCAGCAGATTCTGCAGCACGCGCTGCACGCCGTTGACGTTGGTGCGGGTCGGGATCACTTCGGTGACCAGTTTCTCGTTGGTCTTCTTCAACTCGTCGATCAGCTTCTGCGTCTCGGCGAAGCTGAGCAGGTCGGACATGTTGTCCTTCACCACTTCGGTCAGATGCGTGGTGATCACCGTGCCGGGATCGACCACGGTATAGCCGCGGAACATCGCCTCGTCACGCATGCTTTCGTCCACCCACATGGCGGGCAGGCCAAAAGTTGGCTCGATGGTCTCTTCGCCGGCCAGCGCGATGCGTTCGCCACGCGGATCCATGGTCAGCAGCAGGTTCGGCCTGACTTCGCCGCGCGCCGCTTCCACTTCCTTGACGCGAATCACATAGGTCGTGCCGGGCAACTGCATGTTATCCAGGATGCGCACGCTGGGCATGATGAAGCCCATGTCGATGGCGATCTGGCGGCGCAGCGCCTTGATCTGGTCGGTCAGGCGATAGCCGCGCGCGTCGTTGATCAGCGGCAGCAGGCTGAAGCCGAGCTCCAGACGCAGGTCGTCCATCACCAGCGCATTGGTGACCGGCTCATCCAGCGGACTGATCGGCGCCGGGGCTGCAGCGGGCGGTACAAAGGCATCGGCGATGACCTTCTGTTCCTGCTTCCAGGCGAGATAGGCCAGGCCGCCGGTCATCAGCGCCAGGATCATGAAGGGGATGAAAGGCATGCCCGGAATGAGTGCGAAGGCGGCCGACAGAAGCGCCGACATGCCCAAGCCCTTGACCGACGACAGCTGGCGCGACAGCGCCTTGTCGGTGGTGCCGGTGACACCGCCCTTCGAGACCATGATACCGGCGGCAACCGAGATGATCAGCGCGGGGATCTGCGCCACCAGACCATCACCGACCGACAGGATCGAGTAGGTATTGAGCGCTGCGCTGAACGGCATGCCGTTCTGGATCACGCCGATCAGGATGCCGCCGATCAGGTTGATAAAGGTGATCAGCAGGCCGGCGACGGCGTCGCCACGCACGAATTTCGAGGCGCCGTCCATCGAACCGAAGAAGCCCGACTCGTCTTCCAGTTCCTTGCGGCGGACACGGGCAGTGGCTTCGTCGATCAGGCCAGACGACAGATCGGCGTCGATCGCCATCTGCTTGCCGGGCATCGCATCGAGAGTGAAGCGTGCCGACACTTCGGCAATACGGCCGGAGCCCTTGGTGATGACGACGAAGTTCACAATCACCAGGATGGCGAATACGATGATGCCGATCACCAGGTTACCGCCCATGATGAACTGGCCGAAGGCCTCGATCACATGACCGGCGGCATCGGTACCTTCATGGCCGTGGCCCAGGATCAGGCGGGTAGAGGCCAGGTTCAGCGACAGCCGCAGCATCGTGGTGATCAGCAGCACGGTCGGGAAGCTGGAGAATTCGAGCGGCCGGGTGACGAACAGGCAGGTCATCATCACCAGCACGGACGCGGTGATCGACAGCGCCAGCGCCACGTCGAGCAGCCAGGTCGGCATCGGCAGGATGAGCACCGACAGGATCGCCATGATGCCGATGGCGAGCATGATGTCGCCATGCTGCCCGATGCGCAGCCGACTGAACATACCGCCGCCAGCACCGCCTCCTGAGGCGGCCGGAACGTCAGCCGGCAGATTCTCCGCCATACCCTCTTCTCCTCAACCCACGTGCGACACAGCTATCAGGCCGTGACGCGCGTGCCCTCGTTGGCCGCCGGAACGGCCAGGCCTTCGTCGGAATACTGCTTCAGCTTGTTGCGCAAGGTGCGGATCGAAATACCCAGGATGGTCGCCGCATGGGTGCGATTGCCCAGGCAATGTTTCAGCGTGTCGATGATCAGGTCCCGCTCGACATCGGCAACGGTACGTCCGACCATATTGGCCGGCGTGCCGGCTTCGCCAGCAGAAGCTTCCGCAGTAGCGCCGGTGCCACGGCCGATCGCCTCGGTCAGCGCCGAGCCATCGGGCAGGCGGACGTCGGCCAGTTCGATCTGTGAGCCCATGGCCAGCAGCACGGCGCGGTGCATGGTGTTTTCCAGTTCGCGCACATTGCCGCGCCACGGCGCCAGGCGCAGGGCTTCCAGCGTGGCGGGCGACATTGGCCGCTCTGGTACGCCATTGGCTTCGGCGTATTTCTTGACGAAGAACGTCGACAGCATTTCGATATCGGCCGGGCGCTGGCGCAGCGGCGGCAGCTTGATGTTCACCACATTGAGGCGGAACAGCAGATCTTCGCGGAAATTGCCCTTGGCCACTTCATCGGCCAGGTTGCGGTTCGAAGTGGCGATGACACGGATATCGACCTTGACCGGCTTGCTGCCGCCGATGCGGTCGATCTCGCGTTCCTGGATGGCGCGCAGCAGCTTGGCCTGCAGGCGCACATCCATCTCGCTGATTTCATCGAGCAGCAGCGTGCCGCCGTTGGCTTCCTCGAACTTGCCCAGGCGACGCGCGACGGCGCCGGTGAAGGCGCCCTTCTCGTGGCCGAACAGTTCCGATTCCAGCAGCGTGTCCGGAATGGCGGCACAGTTGACCGAAACGAAAGGCTTGTCGGAACGCGGCGACTTCATATGGATGAAGCGCGCCATCACTTCCTTACCGGTGCCGCTTTCACCGGTGATCATGATCGAGGCGCCGCTCGGCGCGATCTGCTCCGCCAGCCTGACCACCTGACCCATCGCCGGGTCGCGGAACAGCATCTGGTGGCTTTCCTCGGCCACCGCTTCCAGCACGGCCGCGATCAGATCGGCTTCCGGCGGCAGCGGCAGGTATTCCTTGGCGCCGGCGCGGATCGCGGCCACCGCGGCGCGGGCATCATTGCCAATGCCGCAGGCGACCACAGGCAGGTTGATGCGTTCGGCCTTCAGGCTGTCGACCAGGTGTTTCACATCAAGACTGACATCGATCATGGCCAGATCGGCGCCGCGACCGCTGCGCAGCGTGTTCAGGCCCTGCTCGATATCCTCGACCTGGATAACCTTGGCGCCGCGCTGCAGAGCGATGCGAGTCGCCGCACCGATCTGCCCATTCAGCGTTCCAAAGATGATCAGTCGCATAATCTGCCCCAGCTTCCCGCTTTAATCAAAAACATCGGCTTCAAACCGGCGCTGCGCATCAGCCGCCGCGGCCGCCCTTGATGATTTCCGTCATGGTCACACCCAGGCGGTCTTCCACCACGACGACTTCGCCGCGCGCCACCAGCCGGTTATTCACATAGATGTCGATCGCCTCGCCAACCTTGCGGTCGAGTTCGACCACCGCACCGCGCCCCAGCTTCAGCAGCTGGCTGACCTGCATATTGGCCTTGCCCAGCA includes:
- a CDS encoding MinD/ParA family protein, giving the protein MTMTPTPPSSPARPVRHPAAAVRQHNVIAVASGKGGVGKTWLSVTLAHTFARQGQRVLLFDGDIGLANVDIQLGLMPDRDLGSVIAGRFSLADAIMPSEAGFDIIAGKSGSASLATLDQPAMSVVRDELMQLAKSYDRVIIDLGAGVDSVVRTFSAVAGITLVVTNDEPTALTDAYAYIKLTRMADRNADVRVVINIAPTTREGERTYAKLNKAAENFLKYSPPLAGVIRRDDKVRDAIRNQVPLLTRHPTCEAAEDVEGLMNSLLRAPVAMQP
- the flhA gene encoding flagellar biosynthesis protein FlhA, which codes for MAENLPADVPAASGGGAGGGMFSRLRIGQHGDIMLAIGIMAILSVLILPMPTWLLDVALALSITASVLVMMTCLFVTRPLEFSSFPTVLLITTMLRLSLNLASTRLILGHGHEGTDAAGHVIEAFGQFIMGGNLVIGIIVFAILVIVNFVVITKGSGRIAEVSARFTLDAMPGKQMAIDADLSSGLIDEATARVRRKELEDESGFFGSMDGASKFVRGDAVAGLLITFINLIGGILIGVIQNGMPFSAALNTYSILSVGDGLVAQIPALIISVAAGIMVSKGGVTGTTDKALSRQLSSVKGLGMSALLSAAFALIPGMPFIPFMILALMTGGLAYLAWKQEQKVIADAFVPPAAAPAPISPLDEPVTNALVMDDLRLELGFSLLPLINDARGYRLTDQIKALRRQIAIDMGFIMPSVRILDNMQLPGTTYVIRVKEVEAARGEVRPNLLLTMDPRGERIALAGEETIEPTFGLPAMWVDESMRDEAMFRGYTVVDPGTVITTHLTEVVKDNMSDLLSFAETQKLIDELKKTNEKLVTEVIPTRTNVNGVQRVLQNLLSERISIRDLSTILEAIAEASGYTQSITQITEHVRSRLARQISNANVSPDGFIPLVTLSPQWEQNFAEALVGQGEDRQLSMQPSRLQEFITQVRQTFERLAAEGHMPVLLTSPTARPYVRSIIERFRPATVVMSQQEIHPKAKLRTIAQI
- a CDS encoding sigma-54-dependent transcriptional regulator gives rise to the protein MRLIIFGTLNGQIGAATRIALQRGAKVIQVEDIEQGLNTLRSGRGADLAMIDVSLDVKHLVDSLKAERINLPVVACGIGNDARAAVAAIRAGAKEYLPLPPEADLIAAVLEAVAEESHQMLFRDPAMGQVVRLAEQIAPSGASIMITGESGTGKEVMARFIHMKSPRSDKPFVSVNCAAIPDTLLESELFGHEKGAFTGAVARRLGKFEEANGGTLLLDEISEMDVRLQAKLLRAIQEREIDRIGGSKPVKVDIRVIATSNRNLADEVAKGNFREDLLFRLNVVNIKLPPLRQRPADIEMLSTFFVKKYAEANGVPERPMSPATLEALRLAPWRGNVRELENTMHRAVLLAMGSQIELADVRLPDGSALTEAIGRGTGATAEASAGEAGTPANMVGRTVADVERDLIIDTLKHCLGNRTHAATILGISIRTLRNKLKQYSDEGLAVPAANEGTRVTA
- the fliN gene encoding flagellar motor switch protein FliN, whose amino-acid sequence is MADSDDLELKDLGQGGGMMAEDDPDAARTAADLQAVFDIPVHVSAVLGKANMQVSQLLKLGRGAVVELDRKVGEAIDIYVNNRLVARGEVVVVEDRLGVTMTEIIKGGRGG